The proteins below are encoded in one region of Silene latifolia isolate original U9 population chromosome 2, ASM4854445v1, whole genome shotgun sequence:
- the LOC141641378 gene encoding uncharacterized protein LOC141641378 has translation MWCFNEPNTSGKLTDVPLFHFPIWARVYDLPIAGRSNVANLRRVGMSLGSFIEAEMGPNNDLDRPVRIRVLHDVREPLKALIPIKPQGGQTTDFNVKYERLPISCYRCGVIGHGEKDCEQGPYEEDELQFGEWLRASLWKVTKTSNEGSGKARRD, from the coding sequence ATGTGGTGCTTTAACGAGCCAAATACATCAGGTAAACTTACGGATGTTCCTCTTTTCCATTTTCCAATTTGGGCACGTGTGTACGACCTTCCGATAGCTGGCCGTTCGAATGTAGCAAATCTCAGGCGGGTTGGGATGAGTTTAGGGTCGTTTATTGAGGCAGAGATGGGACCAAATAATGACCTAGATAGGCCTGTACGAATTCGTGTTCTCCACGATGTTCGGGAACCTTTGAAGGCTTTGATTCCTATCAAACCTCAGGGAGGACAGACGACTGATTTCAACGTGAAGTATGAGCGGCTTCCTATTTCCTGTTATAGATGCGGGGTTATTGGGCACGGCGAGAAGGACTGTGAACAGGGACCTTACGAAGAGGATGAGCTGCAATTTGGGGAGTGGCTTAGGGCTTCTCTGTGGAAGGTTACGAAGACATCTAATGAAGGATCGGGCAAGGCTCGTAGGGACTGA
- the LOC141641379 gene encoding uncharacterized protein LOC141641379 translates to MKGGSRPQRQMKNFQKAVDGCGLRNVAWEGYQFTFDNGQSGEANRQSMIDRAMCTAAWTDMFPYAKLIHLNQEWSDHAPIKLLFDKREKGQVMRNRFCFEQVWVGEVGCEEAMVRGFEKGRGDLVDSLKACTSEL, encoded by the coding sequence ATGAAAGGGGGCAGTCGACCTCAGAGGCAAATGAAAAATTTTCAGAAAGCAGTGGATGGTTGTGGGTTAAGGAATGTTGCCTGGGAGGGGTATCAATTTACTTTCGATAATGGGCAAAGTGGAGAAGCTAATAGGCAGAGCATGATTGACCGGGCCATGTGTACAGCTGCTTGGACAGATATGTTTCCTTATGCCAAATTGATTCATCTTAATCAGGAGTGGTCTGACCACGCCCCGATAAAATTACTGTTCGACAAAAGGGAGAAGGGGCAAGTGATGCGGAATCGGTTCTGTTTTGAGCAAGTCTGGGTCGGTGAAGTGGGATGCGAGGAGGCCATGGTTCGTGGGTTTGAAAAAGGGCGGGGCGACCTGGTGGATTCTCTGAAGGCGTGTACGTCTGAATTATAA